A genomic segment from Barrientosiimonas humi encodes:
- the hutU gene encoding urocanate hydratase, translating to MEGARPVRATRGTQLTTQSWSTEAPLRMLMNNLDPEVAERPDDLVVYGGTGRAARDWRSFDAMVRTLTTLRPDETMLVQSGRPVGVFTTHEWAPRVLIANSNLVPDWASWPEFRRLEHLGLTMYGQMTAGSWIYIGTQGIVQGTYETFAAVAEKRFGGTLKGTLTLTGGCGGMGGAQPLAVTLNEGVCLVVDVDRQRLERRVEHRYLDEVAGGLDAAVDIAVRAKNEGRAWSVGVVGNAAEVFPELLRRGVPIDIVTDQTSAHDPLSYLPEGIGTDEWAEYAEKKPEEFTDRARESMAKHVQAMVEFQDAGAEVFDYGNSIRDEARQGGYDRAFEFPGFVPAYIRPLFCEGKGPFRWAALSGDPKDIAATDRAVMDLFPDNDRLQKWMRGAQEKIAFQGLPARICWLGYGERDKAGLAFNDLVASGEVSAPIVIGRDHLDCGSVASPYRETEAMADGSDAIADWPLLNAMLATSSGADWVSLHHGGGVGIGRSMHAGQVSLADGTPLAAEKLARVLTNDPGMGVIRHVDAGYDRAEEVARERGVRIPMAEG from the coding sequence ATGGAAGGCGCGCGGCCCGTACGGGCGACTCGCGGAACGCAGCTGACGACCCAGTCGTGGTCGACCGAGGCGCCGCTGCGGATGCTGATGAATAACCTCGACCCCGAGGTGGCAGAGCGGCCGGACGACCTGGTCGTCTACGGCGGCACCGGGCGGGCGGCACGTGACTGGCGCAGCTTCGACGCGATGGTGCGCACGCTCACGACGCTGCGCCCCGACGAGACGATGCTCGTGCAGAGCGGGCGCCCGGTCGGTGTGTTCACCACGCACGAGTGGGCGCCGCGCGTGCTCATCGCGAACTCCAACCTCGTCCCCGACTGGGCGAGCTGGCCGGAGTTCCGTCGGCTGGAGCACCTCGGCCTGACAATGTACGGGCAGATGACGGCCGGGTCGTGGATCTACATCGGCACGCAGGGGATCGTGCAGGGGACGTACGAGACGTTCGCGGCGGTCGCGGAGAAGCGGTTCGGCGGCACGCTCAAGGGCACCCTGACCCTCACCGGCGGCTGCGGCGGCATGGGCGGGGCGCAACCGCTGGCCGTGACCCTCAACGAGGGCGTCTGCCTCGTCGTCGACGTCGACCGGCAGCGGCTCGAGCGGCGCGTGGAGCACCGCTATCTCGACGAGGTCGCGGGCGGCCTGGACGCCGCGGTCGACATCGCCGTGCGTGCCAAGAACGAGGGCCGCGCGTGGTCGGTCGGCGTGGTCGGCAACGCGGCCGAGGTCTTCCCCGAGCTGCTGCGCCGTGGGGTGCCGATCGACATCGTCACCGACCAGACCAGCGCGCACGACCCGCTGTCCTACCTCCCCGAGGGCATCGGCACCGACGAGTGGGCGGAGTACGCCGAGAAGAAGCCCGAGGAGTTCACCGACCGGGCGCGCGAGTCGATGGCCAAGCACGTGCAGGCGATGGTGGAGTTCCAGGACGCCGGCGCCGAGGTGTTCGACTACGGCAACTCGATCCGCGACGAGGCTCGCCAGGGCGGGTACGACCGGGCGTTCGAGTTCCCCGGGTTCGTGCCGGCGTACATCCGGCCGTTGTTCTGCGAGGGGAAGGGGCCGTTCCGGTGGGCCGCGCTCTCGGGCGACCCCAAGGACATCGCCGCCACCGACCGGGCCGTGATGGACCTGTTCCCCGACAACGACCGGCTGCAGAAGTGGATGCGCGGCGCCCAGGAGAAGATCGCCTTCCAGGGGCTGCCCGCACGCATCTGCTGGCTGGGCTACGGCGAGCGTGACAAGGCGGGGCTGGCGTTCAACGACCTCGTCGCGTCCGGCGAGGTCAGCGCACCGATCGTCATCGGCCGCGACCACCTCGACTGCGGCTCGGTGGCCTCGCCCTACCGCGAGACCGAGGCGATGGCCGACGGCTCCGACGCCATCGCCGACTGGCCGCTGCTCAACGCGATGCTCGCGACCTCTTCGGGCGCCGACTGGGTCTCGCTGCACCACGGCGGCGGCGTGGGCATCGGACGCTCGATGCACGCCGGGCAGGTGTCGCT
- the hutH gene encoding histidine ammonia-lyase — protein MTSTTTAATVTVGTGALSPADVVAVARDDARVELSPEAVAEIRRSREVIAGLAGDTVPHYGVSTGFGALANRHIPHDLRAQLQRSLVRSHAAGSGPEVEREVVRATMLLRLSTLATGRTGVRLETAQAYADLLNAGLTPVVHEYGSLGCSGDLAPLAHCALAVMGEGEVRTRDGELVDAEKALQNNGIQPVQLAEKEGLALINGTDGMLGMLVLALADLQRLLPTADITAAMSVEGQLGTDDVFAADLQQLRPHPGQQQSASNLRKIMRDSQIRESHRDPHACTRVQDAYSLRCSPQVAGAVRDTVAHATTVAERELAAAVDNPVVTLDGRVESNGNFHGAPVAYVLDFLAIAVADLASISERRTDRFLDAARNHGLRPFLADDPGVDSGHMIAQYTQAAIVSELKRLAAPASVDSIPSSAMQEDHVSMGWSAARKLRRSIDGLTRVLAIELLTAARALDLRAPHAPAPATAAVVAALREDVRGPGPDRHLAPEIEAVVQLVADGRALAAAESVTGSLA, from the coding sequence ATGACGAGCACCACCACCGCCGCCACGGTCACGGTCGGCACCGGCGCGCTCTCGCCGGCCGACGTCGTGGCCGTCGCGCGCGACGACGCCCGCGTCGAGCTCTCGCCCGAGGCCGTCGCCGAGATCCGGCGCAGCCGCGAGGTCATCGCGGGGCTGGCCGGCGACACCGTGCCGCACTACGGCGTCTCGACCGGGTTCGGGGCGCTGGCCAACCGGCACATCCCGCACGACCTGCGCGCCCAGCTGCAGCGCAGCCTCGTGCGCTCGCACGCGGCCGGCTCCGGCCCGGAGGTCGAGCGCGAGGTGGTGCGCGCGACCATGCTGCTGCGGCTGTCGACGCTCGCGACCGGCCGCACCGGCGTGCGGCTCGAGACCGCCCAGGCCTATGCCGACCTGCTCAACGCGGGGCTGACCCCGGTGGTCCACGAGTACGGCTCGCTCGGCTGCTCCGGCGACCTCGCGCCGCTCGCGCACTGCGCGCTCGCGGTCATGGGCGAGGGCGAGGTGCGCACTCGCGACGGTGAGCTGGTCGACGCTGAGAAAGCGTTGCAGAACAACGGGATCCAGCCGGTGCAGCTCGCCGAGAAGGAGGGCCTGGCGCTCATCAACGGCACCGACGGGATGCTCGGCATGCTCGTGCTGGCGCTGGCCGACCTGCAGCGACTGCTGCCCACCGCCGACATCACCGCCGCGATGAGCGTCGAGGGCCAGCTCGGCACCGACGACGTGTTCGCCGCCGACCTCCAGCAGCTGCGCCCGCACCCGGGCCAGCAGCAGAGCGCGTCGAACCTGCGAAAGATCATGCGGGACAGTCAGATTCGCGAGAGCCACCGCGACCCGCACGCATGCACCCGGGTGCAGGACGCGTACAGCCTGCGCTGCTCGCCCCAGGTCGCGGGAGCGGTGCGTGACACGGTCGCCCACGCGACGACCGTCGCCGAGCGGGAGCTCGCGGCCGCCGTCGACAACCCGGTGGTGACGCTCGACGGGCGGGTGGAGAGCAACGGCAACTTCCACGGCGCGCCGGTGGCGTACGTCCTCGACTTCCTCGCGATCGCCGTCGCCGACCTGGCGAGCATCAGCGAGCGGCGCACCGACCGGTTCCTCGACGCCGCGCGCAACCACGGGCTGCGCCCGTTCCTCGCCGATGACCCCGGTGTCGACAGCGGCCACATGATCGCGCAGTACACCCAGGCCGCGATCGTCAGCGAGCTCAAGCGACTGGCCGCCCCGGCGAGCGTCGACTCGATCCCCTCCAGCGCGATGCAGGAGGACCACGTCTCGATGGGCTGGTCGGCCGCGCGCAAGCTGCGGCGCAGCATCGACGGGCTGACCCGGGTGCTCGCCATCGAGCTGCTGACGGCGGCGCGGGCGCTCGACCTGCGCGCCCCGCACGCCCCGGCCCCCGCGACCGCCGCGGTCGTGGCCGCCCTGCGCGAGGACGTGCGCGGCCCCGGGCCCGACCGTCACCTGGCGCCCGAGATCGAGGCCGTGGTGCAGCTGGTCGCCGACGGCCGCGCCCTGGCCGCCGCCGAGTCGGTGACCGGGAGCCTCGCGTGA